Genomic window (Gadus morhua chromosome 3, gadMor3.0, whole genome shotgun sequence):
gagcgttaatGTGCAAGAGGTTTTACCATGACCCCAGAGATTGCTAATCCACTTCCATCCATCAGTGGACAGGGGTCATTGtttgaaaaataataacatcTTTAATCCAGAGGCTGTCAATTGTgaacatgttttatgttttactAGACAAAGTATAGTTATGTGCCATTCAATTCCAATAATTCATTGCAAATTAAACACATCTGGAAGGAAAGGTAATTTTCAGATATAAACATTGTTACAAAGGGTTGATGAATGATCATCAACTAATTTAATTATTATGGCAGCACGGCCACAAATGTAACGCACCAGGATGGaatgaaaatgtgtttatttacgtatatatatttattataatatgTGTGTCGGACTACTGCAGGTCGCAGTCTGCTCTCAATCAAACTTGTACACCTGGGGATTTGTGGCTGCTACTCTTTCTACTGCATCTAGGTCAGATTCTCTTAGTGGGCCGATTAGAAAAGTGATTTTCCACTCCCACCATTGGCTACAGAAGTTGGAACTCGATTCCTAAATGTTTGATCAATTTGATTTTATCTCATCAAACCGAAGACATATGAGGAAAGCCTACTTTCTGATGCATGTATGTCTGCTTGTTAATTTTGCAATAACGTTGGGCTCAGTTGATCGTTGGGTATGACTCCTTCCATCACACGCCCTGTCCCttcgtctctctgtccctctttctcttacCGTAGGATGACATCATGGTTTCTTCTTCAGCTCAGTTCAACGGTAAACTCTGAGCCAATGGCGGAGCAGTATAAGCAAAGGGGGCGGAGCTGTCTTTCACTGGCATCTCGTTTGTTTAAAACATGTCTCCTTAACAACCGGACTCTTACACATGAAATAACTTTTTGTCGAGCAAACGTCGCGTAAGTAACGAGTGTATCTGTGTTCAATTTATTAAAGAAGTGAGTCGCTACTTCGTTAACGAGATTGGTCAAATCTATAAACTGTAGACAAAACATCAATGGAAAAGAGTGGTTGCTACTCAAGATTTTTAGCTAACGCGAGCTACAATTACTAATTCTACTAACCGTAACGTTAGTTATATATTCAACTCTTCAATATATATTGAACTATAACCATAATCCATGCAAACGCTGTACTTGTCATTCTTACCAGATCAGCAATTATGCTGTTATAACAAATACTAGGATTCCTATGGCTAGCCGTTGCTAGCACTATTGAATGAACTTAGCAACCAAACATTAGCCTGTATCGAGTTACGCTAGGGTCGCATGCATCTTCCTCTGTCCCTTTCAATGGCTGTCATGAATACGTTTGGTTAGGGTTGTTGATTGGTGcatgtacttttaaaaacaggCGTCAGCTAAGCTATACGTGCTGCTGTCTTCGTGAAGATGTGCTGTTTTCTCTGTGTAGCTGCTGGATCGAGTCGGAATGGCTGAGACaggggaggggaagaaggaAGAGGCAGACTACAAGAGACTCCACAGCTTTCCTCTCATAAGGGTatggtgttttaaaatgatcatcAGGGTTACATTGATCATAAGGGTATGGTGTTCAGTTCAAATCAGGGTATGGGTGTTACGTTGATCATCAGGGTATGGGTGTTACGTAGATCATCAGGGTATGGGTGTTACGTAGATCATCAGGGTATGGGTGTTCAATTTAGCATCAGGTTATGGTCGTTACTTTGACCATTGGAAAATGGGTGTTACATTAACCATTGGGAAATGGGTGTTATATTGGTCATCAGGGGATTGGTATTACATTAATCATAAGGCTATGCGTGTTACATTGATCATAAGGGTATGGGCATTACATTGATCATAAGGGTAAGGGGTTTTACACTGATTCGTacattatttattgtattgataTTGCATGCAATTGTAGTAGTGAGTCAGTCACattcaataaaaatgtatacTTAATCATAATAGCAGTTATTGTAATAGTTCAATAGTTCAAATAGTAAATGGATCATCTTCTATCATTGTTGTTTGATCGTATGTATAGTGCCAGCTGACACAGACTAGTGTGTCACTTTTTACTCAGCCTAAGAAGCAGCCGGCCAACTGCCAGAGGCCTGGCTTATTctttcagtgtgtatgtgttttagaCATGGTAGTGTGTTAAtgaactgtgtttgtgtctccagCACACAGACATGGCAGAGGAAATGAGGGTCGAGACTATGGAGCTCTGTGTGACGGCCTGTGAAAAGTTTGCAACAAACAATGAGGTGTGTGAGTAAATAATATGCTGGCACGTCTGCTTATGCTAGACATTTTGAATGAGTGCATTCCCAGAATCACCTGAATTCAGCTGTTTCAGCTCTGCAGAACATGGGATACCAGTTAGTTTCAGGTCAATAATTTAAATCTATCACTCTCTAAATGTCTTTATTCTATTAAATTCAAAGACCGTAAATGGTAGATATCAGCAATTGCTTTTTAACTAGTAACAAATAGAGAGATTGTTAGGTTTTCATATCCATAATCTTAGAGCAATAACTAGCAACAATTCTAATTAAAGATATATACAATTCATTTCTTACAATTCAAAATGCAAATTCCTGATATCAACAATTCAGTTATTACTAATATAAATGTTAATTGTAGATAACTATAACTCAATTACTACTAATAATTTTTTCTCATTGACTTCTATTCAAACTACATATGAGATATCGAAAGTACAAGTTGGACATGTTATATTCTAATTCTACTTATCCATAATGTTAGTTTGAGTGGTTGAAATTCTAATGGTTTCTACAAATAGGTTCTCACTAGTCAAAATGTTAATTATGGATAGATTAAATTCTCACTAGTGGTAATGTTCATCATAAATATCTGCAATCGTTCTTGAATTACAGATATCATAAATGTAAATCAATTGTGACCAGTTGAAATGTCATTTCTGAATGGGAAAATATTTTTGTATCATGTCTAAATTGTTTTAGAGTTATCTTAAATTAACGTTTCAACTAGTcaaaacaacatttaaaaatTTCGAAAGGTCATTTTGACTAGTGAAAACTAAATCACTACAAGTCAGCCCTACTGATTAAATGTTAAAACGGCTTGCCatgtctctatctatctatctatctatctatctatctatctatctatctatctatctatctatctatctatctatctatctatctatctatctatctatctatctatctatctatctatctatctatctatctatcttcctctctgtctctatctctcacactccctctcttcctgtctctatctggtctctctctctttctctctctgttgctctctctctctcactaccacTCACCCTGTCTctatctggtctctctctctttctctctctgttgctctctctctctcactccctctcttcctgtctctatctggtctctctctctctttctctgttgctctctctcactatctctctcactaCCACTCACCCTGTCTCTATctggtctgtctctttctctatgtctctacgtcactcactccctccccccgtctctctccggtctctttccgtttctctctctcagagtgCGGCGAAGATGATCAAGGAGTCCATGGACAAGAAGTTTGGCAGCTCGTGGCACGTGGTGATCGGCGAGGGCTTTGGCTTCGAGGTGACCCACGAGGTGAAGAACCTGCTCTACATGTTCTTCGGAGGCAGCCTGGCCGTGTGCGTGTGGAAGTGttcctagcccctcccctcctctcatcacGCCGCCTGTCCTCCATTGCGTCCGTCCTTCCCATCATTCCATCCATcttccctcctcacctctccaacCACCGGGTTGTCTGAGTCCCCGACGTAGATCTGGAGAAACTCTGATAAAACAAGGGGAAAAGAGCGGGCTCATTTCATGGTATCCATTTATTAACACTGCGATGGGCTGCTGATGTAAAGGGTTGTTCGGTGCCAATCCCGTCCTGTCCTGGACCTCTGTGTCCCACAGGCTGGATGTGGCTCCACTGTATAGTTGGCTTTTATTGTTAAGTGACATATAATATAACTAAAGTTACAGCCATAACGTTTTATGAATGATAACATTATAAGatatttgtttttatatttttcttacGTTTTTTGCATCTCGGAACTCTTTGAGGTGCAAACGGTTCACCCACCCTCGTGTGGGGGATGCGCTAGTGACTTTGCACGCGGTTAGCGGCGTCGGTTTCCTTGTGTACTTATTAACCGGCCATCTTGGCTGTACCAGCCATCACTCGGAACGTGTGGTTTTATTTgaactgtttatttttatttttattttgaaacaggcgtttgaaatgtttatttttatttttatttgaaatgctGAGTACTGTATGCTCTCGCTCAGAGACTCCACCGATTAGACACGTCCTTCTGCTTCTCACCCTTCCGTAgacacaccctctccctccatgtaTCCCAGATGCTGTAacctctctctcgtctttttAATTGCATTCGTATTACTCTGTTACAATAATACTGTATATCCGGCCAGGGTCTCTCCACattgtccatttttttttaaaccacttTTCTCTTCAGGgactgtgtgtgcacgtgtgaatgtttgtgtgtgctggacacacacaatattttttaagaaaaagaagaaaagaaattaGAAAAAAGGTCTTTCCTCTCTGCCCAAGGTTCTTTGCAATAGTCCTTTATGTTTTTCCTCCCCTACACTTTTGTTATTCTTTACGCTCTGTTTCCTTtgactctctctgtccgtccccaGTCCCCCCCACTTTGTAGGTTTTCAACACAGTTTTGATGTGTGTAAATATTTTGATGCAACGATTGGGGATCACATGTGAAAAACGGAACAACGCTGAACACTGTGGTCTCAATACGATGAAGGGCTGTGCGTGTGCAGCCCAGACACTACAGACCAGGGTCTGCTTTCCTTCAGTTAAGGACATGTTTCAGGACTCGTCCGGTGTACAGATCCACAATAATCCCAACCTTATGGTTGATGTTGTTGATGTCAACGTTTTTCTTACGCTTTACTTTTACGTTCATACCAGTTTTAACAGACCCAAGCGAACAGACCTGTATGCGTGCTGTTCTGGTGATACAATAAACTTCGAGTTGTGTTTTAAACAGATGTTTGATGCAGCGTTTCTCTTCCTGCCTTCTACAATGCAGTCTTTGTCTTCAAACAGACCAGTCAACACATGCTTTTTGCTCTGGTAATTGTGatatttgtttttaaaatatttattataatatgataatatCCTTCACATTACAATGATGTAGTATATATTTTGTAAACATTCAGAGGGCCATTTTGTTCAGAGAAATGCACAACACTCTAATTTAGCCCTGCTATACTGTTTGCTAGTCAAGATCGTTTAAAAGAGTGATGCTTTCTTATGGCATTAAACTATACCGAAAGAAAGATTGCATGGCATCTGGCTCATTCTCATTGAATAAATACTCTATTTTGAAAAAGAGGACTTATAGTCAGATAAATTCCAGGCATGAGCTAACAAAATGCCCTCATTTTAAACTCAAGTCATTGGAAATTCAGTAGCTTATGGATGATTCTATTTGTTTCACAGTCATCACTATCGTTTAACCTATCCCTATCAAATCACAATTTGCACTTTTCAAAATGGTGAAAAAGCAGAAATAAAATTAGTATGCCTGTAAACACAATAATAATGAAATGCGTTTGGGTGGTTCGAGGGTAAAACTGACTCAAATGTAGAATTAACATGCAGGACGGTGTAGCGACCAGTGTGTTGGAATCCAATTGGGTTCCTTAGCCCATTATCAACAGTCACTGAGCATGATACCCTCACATGTATTCCTGCTCCATACTGACGTATCTCAATTCACTgcaagtcgctctggataaaagtaTCTGCTGAGCGATTTAAGTAAAGATGATGTTGAAATCATGTTTACTCAAAACACTGTGACCCCACTGGTCAGCCTGCCCTGTGACAAAACgaacagaacacacaaacacatactctcTCATGCACTCTCACATAGAAATACAATTGCTGCCTTCATTATTAATTTCCTCATAAACcccctgtcaacagttgcagGGAGGCGAGGCAGTTGGTGTCAGTGTGCAGCTCTCTCTGTTACAGAGATTCTTCTCAGAAGCAACacagtgtgtgtcccccccccccccgcccccccaggctGGCTCCCATTCATTATTTACTGCTGATGCTCTTTATATCTCCCCACTTTCAAGCTTGGTCCTCCTGACTAAGTTAAATATTCATTCAAACTGACTTGCAGAGTCACACTGACAACGCAAGCCAGTGGTAtttgataataacaataaataggTCATATTCCATCCCAAACAACGTTATGGGGCTGACGGGGAGTCTTCTCAGTCTTAACCGAGGAGCATACGAGATAAAGATTAAACCTCAGGGGCTTACAGTGAATTTAGAATTATTATTAGGGTAGGGATGTTGCTTACAAATGTGCTTTTGACATAGGGAAtttaattacaattacaattagcacatctagcagacgcttttatccaaagcaacttacatcggttaatgcaCACATTTGTGAGTGAAACACCCAAATGCGGCTACACTTTTCTGAGACTAGGaatcctctctttatctctaaACTTGCATAACTTACTTTATTTGACAGGTCTCCTAGAGGAGAGGTGTGACTTCCtggtaaaataaatgtaaaatccCTTCATCAAAAACCTTAACCTTTCTGGGTTTCACTGGGTGTTGAAAGCAGCAGTGGCACAGCCATGAATCACCAGGAGACATTGAGTGATCCTGAGATGACGTCTGGCCGGCGCGGTGCTGAGACAGTGCCCCCATCAGTCCACAGGTAGCTGTCGTCTCCTAGCAACAACCTCAGGGATGTGTCTGTCCCTGAATGTTTGTGCcactgagtgtgtgagtgatgttatatgtgtgtgtgtgtgagtgctgttcAATGCGATTGTGGGCGTGTTTGTACGTTTGTTTGAGTTtttgtgcgagtgcgtgtgtatgtgtatgtgtgtgtatgtatgattgATTTGTTGTatgtgttttgaaaaaaaaatctgaagtGGTTGAGTGAGCTGAGGaaatgagggggagagagagcgagtgagagagagagtcggtgCGAAAGTGAATGACAAAGAGGGGGCAAAAGAGAAACAGTGGACAGCAGcatagaaaaggagagagagaaatagagtgcaaaagaaaaagaaaaattgaCATGAAGGGAAGGTCAAAAGAGGACCGAATCACATTAAAGAAGAGTTTCATGTTTCATTCACCAACTGCTGCGGGGACTGCTATAATTAAGAAAAGTTGAAATCCATTCCAATATGAATGTGtcattgtgtgcatgcgtgcgtatgtgcgtgtgtgcgtgcatgtgtgtgtgtgtgtgtgtgtgtacgtgcatagGTCATGCATATCAAAGCACAGGCAAGTGTGTGAAAAAGTGTAGGTCCATGCAGACCAACCACAGGCGTGCGTGTCCATTCCAATATGAATGTgtcattgtgtgcgtgcgtgtgtgcgtgcgtgcgtgcgtgtgtgtgtatctgtttaaGCATCTGTATCCTTCTGTGCACAGAGGGTTTCATGTTAGTATAAAAAGGCAAGGCAACCTCTATTTTGAATCCTTGGTCCAACTGACATTATTGCTGCAAACAAAGCCTGAACTTTCCAACCCTGTAAAAGACTGAACCGTTTTAAAACCCAGGTAGCTGCTATAGGTGAAAAGAGGAGTGAAAGATAGGGACGGGTTTGAGGAACAAGGAAAAAGAGTCTGTGTCATGCAGTCTGCGTGTTTGGTGGAAAGTAGTGTTAAGTAAGGGGACGGGGGGACCGTGTTGTTTACAACCAGCGGTGTTACAACCCCTATCTGGAGCGGCTCAAACCCATGAGACGTAACAAACCGAAAGGCAAAAGGGGTGATCTGtctcaacacaacaaaagaGAGGAAACAACTGGGCCGTCCACATTGAGTGCCGTAGGACCGGCTACCGAAATAACATCAAACTAAATACAAAGCACAGCAGTGAGAACTAAAATACAAGATCCCCAACAGGAACTAGAAGCCAAAACAAGGCTGTTGCTCCAGGGAGCCAGAGAGGCACCTGACTGTGGGCCAACATTGCACAGGTGAGGCTGATCATCGTTAGGGAAGCTCCGCGTGCAGTCCCTCCCCACAGGCTCTCTGGAACAAACACAGGTGGGACATGTCGGCGAGAGGAAGGCCGGGGTGGAGACGAGCAGAGACCCATCATGATCATGTTTCTCAAGCATGTGCCATTTCAACCTCCTCCTGTCCAATCAGATCGTGATTAGTTTATAGTCCATCAGGATTGTCCATcagacccagacagacagacagacagacagacagacagacagacagacagacagacagacagacagacagacagacagagggatgaacagagaggacagacagacagacagacagacagacagacagacagacagacagacagacagacagacagacagacagacagacagaatgccATCCAGTCAGAGGGACGGCCCTAACTCACAGTCCAAATGGTGGGTAAACAAACAAGATCAGGGCCAACCCCTAGGCACTGTCACCCAGTGAGAGCACCATAACCtggctcctctcccccttcccgcTCTACCCCAGGACCCCAGGCTACACGGCCCACACCACCTGCAGAACACGGTGACACAGCTCGGGTCCGCAGGCTCCAGCCAAACTCAGCAGGACAGGGAAGGCTTttatagaacaacacacacacacacacaggtacgctAACAGAAGACTCATTGGTTCACAGCAGACTCATTTTGTCGACCACAGGGGATATTGACATGCTGTTAACAGAGTGTGAAGGGGAAGATTGATGAGCTATTTTGaagtttgaaaaagaaaaacgtgTAAGTTAAGCTTCTTATTGTCTTGGCTTTCGTTTGATTTACACAATCTGGAAGGTTTTGTTTCATCCTTTTTTAgttcccctcccactctccttgATGAAATGACTTCCTTGGGTGACTTACACCACTtcacacttttatttatatgtatGCCTTTTTGCGGTTTATTATTCTCTGTTTTCATgactttctcttcttctctctctctccttctctgtctctctcgctctctctctctctctctctctctctctctctctctctctctctctctctctctctctctctctctctctctctctctctctctctctccctctctctctcgctttctcttttctcacctctccccctcttctctctctcctactctctcttctcacctctccttctcccccctccctcctctctctctctctctctctctctctctctctctctctctctctctctctctctctctctctctctctctctctctctctctctctctctctctccctctctctctcattctcccccctctgtccctctcccctccctctcccacccctgcAGGATGCGTTGGGTGAGGCGTCCTCGCCGCTCAGGGACCATCTGCCTGTGTGTGGCCTCCTtcgccctgctcctccacctcctgctgctctgcttcgccttctcctccatcccccaGACGCAGTCCTGTaacccctcatcctcctcctcctcctcctcctcctcctcctcctcttcctcctcgtcgtcAGCTCGTCGTGATGCCCCGCTCCACCCCGCCAACGACACCTCTggtctggccccgccccccgccgagACCACGCCCCCGGACACCCTTAAAACACGCAGGGGGGTTGTGCCCCGAGACAGCAAGGCTCGGCGCCACCCGCCCGttgggggggaggcggggggcggagggggggtctCGGTGTCGAAGCTGCAGGCGTTCTTCAGCCACCCGCTGTacaacctcccctcccccgccgtCCCAGAGGAGGACTGGCTGCTCAGGGTGAAGCCCAAGGCCCAGCCCAGCAAGGAGAGCTCTCTGTTCTGGTGAGGCCGCACGGCtggctgtgtgtgcacatgtgtgcatgtgtgtgtgtgtgtgtgtgtgtgtgtgtgtgtgtgtgtgtgtgtgtgtgtgtgctgtaacgtgtgtgtgtatgtttgtgttgtgtgtgtgtgtctgtttgtctgtggggTGTTGTGTCggggtgtgagtgtttgtgtgtgtgtgtgtgtgtgtgtgtgtttgtgtgtttgtgtgtgtgtgtatgtgtgtgtctatgtgcctgtgtgtctgtggggtgttgtgttggggtgtgagtctttgtgtgtgtgtgtgtgtgtgtgtgtgtgtgtgtttgtgtgtgtttgtgtgcgtgtgtatgtgtgtgtctatgtgcctgtgtgtctgttgggtgttgtgttggggtgtgtgtgtgtgtgtgtgtgtgtgtgtgtgtgtgtgtgtgtgtgtgtgtgtgtgtgtgtgcgtgtgtatgtgtgtgtctatgtgcctgtgtgtctgtggggtgttgtgttggggtgtgagtgtttctgtgtgtgtgtgtgtgtgtgtgtgtgtgtgtgtgtgtgtgtgtgtgtgtgtgtgtgtgtgtgtgtgtgtgtgtgtgtgtttgtgtggtgtgtttgttggaAGGTCGGTCTGGAATGTGATCAGAATGCTATGCAGACCAAATTTATGTTTTGTTCGCCGGAGGCCAAACATAATCAA
Coding sequences:
- the LOC115540859 gene encoding dynein light chain 4, axonemal: MAETGEGKKEEADYKRLHSFPLIRHTDMAEEMRVETMELCVTACEKFATNNESAAKMIKESMDKKFGSSWHVVIGEGFGFEVTHEVKNLLYMFFGGSLAVCVWKCS